The Ornithinimicrobium sufpigmenti genome includes the window GCCCGCAGCAGGGCCAGGTTGCCGACCGCCACCCGGTGACCGTCGAGGGTGGCCACGATGCCCTTGCCGGGGACCGGCTCGGTGTGCTCCGGCAGGCCGATCACCGGCAGACCGCGCTGTGCGGCGGCCTCCAGGATGGGGCGGGCCAGCGGGTGCTCGGACCCGGCCTCGGCGCGAGCGGCATACCGCAGCACCTCGTCCTCGTCGACCGGCGGGTGGTCCGGACCGAGTGCATTGGCGCCGTCAAGCAGGACCACGTCGGTCAGCTGCGGACGACCCTCGGTCAGGGTGCCGGTCTTGTCCAGCGCGACGGCGTCGATCTTGGCAGAGGTCTCGAGGAACTCGCCGCCCTTGATCAGGATGCCGTCCTTGGCGCCGCGGCCGATGCCGGCGACGATCGAGACGGGGATGGAGATGACCAGCGCGCCGGGGCAGGCGATGACCAGCAGGGTCAGGGCCAGGACGACGTCCCGGGTGACCAGGCCGACAACGGCCGCGAGCGCGATGATCGCGGGGGTGTACCAGCCGGAGAAGCGGTCCATGAACTTCTGCGTCCGCGCCTTGGCGTCCTGCGCCTCCTCGACCCGGTGGATGATCCGGGCCAGGGTGGTGTCGGCGCCGACGCCGGTGGCCTCGACCTGCAGGAAGCCCCCGGTGGAGATGGTGCCGGCGAAGACCTGGTCGCCGGTCGTCTTCTCCACCGGGATGGACTCGCCGGTGATGGAAGCCTCGTCGAGCGCGCCGGTGCCGCCGGTGACCTTGCCGTCCACCGGCACCTTGGCGCCGTTCTTGACCAGGACGGTCTCGCCGAACCCCACCTCGTGGGCGGGGACCTCGACCTGCTCGTCGTCGCGCAGCACCACGGCCACGTCGGGGGCGACCGCGACCAGCTCGGCGAGTGCCGAGCGGGTCCTGTTCAGGGTCGCGTCCTCGAGGGCGTGCCCGATGGCGAACAGGAAGGTGACGGCGGCCGCCTCCCAGTACTCACCGATGATCACCGCGCCGATGGCGGCGACCGAGACCAGCAGGTCGATGCCGATCACCCTGACGCTGAGCGCCGTGACGGCCTTCTTCACCACGGGGGTGCCGGCCACGACCGCGGCGGCGACCATGAGGAGGTCACCCCACAGCTGGTTCTGCCCAAGACGGCTGGCCGCGACCGAGGCCAGGATCAGCAGTCCCGAGACCGCGGGGACGGCCCAGCGGCCGACCAGCCACGACTGGACCTTGTGCATGTGTTCTTTCCTCTCAGGAGCGTGTGAGGTATGCGGCGGCAGCCGCTGGCAGGGTCCGCCGTGTCAGAAGGCGGCGGGCGTGGCCTGGTAGCCGGCCTTGCCCACAGCGGCGACGAGGTCGTCGGCGGTGACCCGGACCGGGTCGTGCGCGACCTCGACACGGGAGGAGGCGAAGTGCACCGTGACGGACTCCACACCCTCGAGGCGGCCGACCTGCTTCTCGATCTTGGCCACGCAGCTGGGGCAGGAGAAGCCCTCGGCACGCAGGATGGTCTTCTTGGTGGTGGTGGTGCTCATGGTCTGTCCCTTCGTTGTCCAGTCCCCCTCTCAAGGGGGTTGCTCACAACGTACGGAGATCGCGCAGACGGTTCCTTGACGCAGGTCAAGTCCCTGTCATGCGAGGTCACGAGGCTGGTAGAACAGTCCCATGGGGCTCATCGACGCCGACGCTCTGGTCATCGACCAGCTCACCCGACTCTTCCGCAGCGACTTCGAGATCCACGAGGGTGACGAGGTCGTCGGCCGCATCACCACGCAGGGCAGCACCATGGCGCGGATGTTCGGCGGTCACCGGGAGTTCGAGGTCACCGAGCCGGACGGCACACAGGTGCTGCGGCTCGTGGACGTGATGAACTTCATGAGCCGGGACACCTACCAGGTGCTCGACGGGGCCGACCAGCCGCTGGGGACGCTGCGCCGGGAGTTCACCCTCTTCACCAAGAAGGTCTCCTTCCTCCCCTCCGACGGCGGGGACCCGCTCGAGGTGCGTGGCTCCTTCCTCGGCTACGACTACTCGATCATGGTCCGCAACGAACCGGTGGCCCGGATCTCCCGTCGATGGGCCGGGCTGACCACCAGTCTCTTCGGCGGGCAGCGGTATGCGGTGAGCTTCCTCCCCGGCGCCAGCCCCCGGCTGCGGCAGATCATCCTGGGCACGGTCATCGCGATCGACCTGATGAAGGCCAAGGACGACGGTGCGGCCGCGGCGTCCTCAGGCTGACCACCCCGCCCGAGGCCGGTCCGATCGGCGACGGACGGGCTGATCGCGAGCCCGCCGGGGCGCGCGCCGCTCTACCAGCTGCGCACCCGGACGAGGTGCCCCACGACCGAGGGCACCCAGCCCTGCTCGCGCCGCATCCAGCGGACCGCGACGAGGTTGCTCGGCACCACGACGAAGTCACCGGCGGCGACGGCCAGGTCGGTGCCGAAGACGTCGGTGACGACCTCCCAGGCCAGGTCGGTGTGGCGGTGCAGGTGCTCACCGACCGCCACGGCATACCGCTGCACGATCGCGTCGTGGTCGGCGCTCCGGTCGGCCAGCCAGGACGTGAGCGCGCGGTCCAGCCCGGCACTGATGGAGGTCAGGTCGTCCACGTCGACGTCCTCGGCGGCCAGCTCCTCCAGGGCCCGGGCGATGTGGGCCTTCTCCTCCTCGCCGAGCCGGCGCGACTCAGGAGTCAGGGGCAGGTCGCTCACCGGCTCGCCGCCGGGGTCGGGCAGGGTGGACAGCCGTGGCTCGGGCTCGGTGGTCTCCCGCGTCGCCACGGCCCGCTTGACCCGGTCGAGGAAGCTCATCCACCCAGCGTAGTTCGATGGACGCTAGACCGGGGGCCGCGGCGGGAAGGGTGGCCGGTGCTCCGGGGCGTCGGACAGGCGGCTGTGGCGACCGCGGCGTGACCAGCTCCAGCGCTGCAGGTGGCGGAAGATCCAGGCGGTGGCCACCTCGCGGCCGGTGGCGACATACTCCACCGCCGAGTCGTTGAACAGCGTGGACGCGATCAGGTCCAGGTCAGCTTCCCGCCCCAGCAGCAGGAGGATGTCCCCTTCCTGCAGGGGGGCCCGCAGGTCCGGGGTGAAGGTGCGTCGCCCGGCGCGGACCAGCACGGCCGGGTATGCCGCGAGCCGCACCTCGCGGTCGTCCGGGTCGCGCAGCACGTCGCCGACCAGCAGCTGCTCGCTGCGCAGCCAGCGCACCGCAGCGGGGGCGTGCGCGACGTCGATGTCGATGCGGGCGGA containing:
- a CDS encoding DUF3806 domain-containing protein translates to MSFLDRVKRAVATRETTEPEPRLSTLPDPGGEPVSDLPLTPESRRLGEEEKAHIARALEELAAEDVDVDDLTSISAGLDRALTSWLADRSADHDAIVQRYAVAVGEHLHRHTDLAWEVVTDVFGTDLAVAAGDFVVVPSNLVAVRWMRREQGWVPSVVGHLVRVRSW
- a CDS encoding LURP-one-related/scramblase family protein, encoding MGLIDADALVIDQLTRLFRSDFEIHEGDEVVGRITTQGSTMARMFGGHREFEVTEPDGTQVLRLVDVMNFMSRDTYQVLDGADQPLGTLRREFTLFTKKVSFLPSDGGDPLEVRGSFLGYDYSIMVRNEPVARISRRWAGLTTSLFGGQRYAVSFLPGASPRLRQIILGTVIAIDLMKAKDDGAAAASSG
- a CDS encoding heavy-metal-associated domain-containing protein, coding for MSTTTTKKTILRAEGFSCPSCVAKIEKQVGRLEGVESVTVHFASSRVEVAHDPVRVTADDLVAAVGKAGYQATPAAF
- a CDS encoding heavy metal translocating P-type ATPase, which gives rise to MHKVQSWLVGRWAVPAVSGLLILASVAASRLGQNQLWGDLLMVAAAVVAGTPVVKKAVTALSVRVIGIDLLVSVAAIGAVIIGEYWEAAAVTFLFAIGHALEDATLNRTRSALAELVAVAPDVAVVLRDDEQVEVPAHEVGFGETVLVKNGAKVPVDGKVTGGTGALDEASITGESIPVEKTTGDQVFAGTISTGGFLQVEATGVGADTTLARIIHRVEEAQDAKARTQKFMDRFSGWYTPAIIALAAVVGLVTRDVVLALTLLVIACPGALVISIPVSIVAGIGRGAKDGILIKGGEFLETSAKIDAVALDKTGTLTEGRPQLTDVVLLDGANALGPDHPPVDEDEVLRYAARAEAGSEHPLARPILEAAAQRGLPVIGLPEHTEPVPGKGIVATLDGHRVAVGNLALLRAEQAEHAMQPEQVEVSADADGAAKVVAELAAQGRTPMVVACDGHAIGVVAVADQIRRDAPEMVRRLHAAGVRKVVMLTGDIEPVARAVGGQVGIDEVRAGLLPEDKLEAVEELRQQGYTVAMVGDGVNDAPALATADIGVAMGAAGTGVAIETSDIALMQDNLLKLPEAVSLARRTVNNMRQNIVIALATVALLMVGVLFGGVTMAVGMLVHEASVLIVIVNAMRLLRRRDDPAARATGGSPSTPVADSGPGAPVIDSDPSAEVTNESQGHVAQPT